A window from Pseudomonadota bacterium encodes these proteins:
- a CDS encoding OmpH family outer membrane protein: MKHDKIFGILLLAAFIMLACPLLSFAQKASGLKIAYIDLQKVMGLSEAGKQSREILEKKRADLGKKIKELEMQLNQKKTDLERQGMMLSAAARADKESEYQKEVRNFKLFVSDSEKELKKTYQELTKSILKELEKVIVKFGNEGNYSMILGKQESSIFYADKTYDISQPVIDAYNLWKKEQSAAEKKK; encoded by the coding sequence ATGAAACATGACAAAATCTTTGGAATTTTACTGTTGGCGGCGTTTATCATGCTTGCCTGTCCTTTGCTCAGTTTTGCCCAAAAGGCGTCGGGGCTGAAAATTGCCTATATAGATTTACAGAAAGTAATGGGTTTGTCTGAAGCAGGAAAACAATCCCGTGAAATCCTGGAAAAAAAGCGGGCTGATCTGGGTAAAAAAATCAAAGAACTGGAAATGCAGCTTAATCAGAAGAAGACAGATCTCGAACGCCAGGGGATGATGCTCAGTGCTGCTGCCAGGGCTGATAAAGAAAGTGAATATCAGAAAGAAGTCAGAAATTTCAAGCTGTTTGTTTCTGACTCTGAAAAGGAGCTGAAAAAAACCTACCAGGAGCTGACCAAGTCTATCCTCAAGGAGCTTGAAAAGGTTATTGTCAAGTTCGGTAATGAGGGTAACTACAGTATGATCCTGGGTAAGCAGGAGAGCAGTATTTTTTACGCTGATAAAACCTATGATATTTCCCAACCGGTTATTGATGCTTATAATCTCTGGAAAAAAGAACAGAGCGCAGCTGAAAAGAAAAAATAG